GACCGCTCGGTGGGACGGCGGCGTCTGAACGCCCGCACCAGGAAGCACCATCGGGGCCGTCTCGCAACGTTTTAGTATCGAGGGGGGACAACAATCGAACGATGATGCGGACTCCCCTGCTCACGCACGTTTCTTCGGGAGTCCGTCCTGTCCTCGCCGAGGGTGTCCGACGACCGCGACGACCGGGCCGGTAGGCCCAACTCAACTCACTCACCCCGCGTTTGCTCACACGACTTCAACGACGCTTGTGTCGGCTATAGGCATCTCTCAGACTTTCTTTCTAAATCTAAAACAAAGAATTTAAGCACGTGAACGCCGCTACCTCCAGGTACATGACACGCGTGGCACTCGCGTTCTCGGGCGGACTCGACACGACGGTCTGTGTCCCGCTCCTCGAAGAGGAGTACGGGCACGACGAGGTCATCGGCGTCACCGTCGACGTCGGCCAGCCCGAATCGGAGTTCGAAGAGGCAGAGGAGACCGCGGAGGCCCTCGGGTTAGAACACTACGTCGTCGACGCGAAACGGGAGTTCGCGGAGACGTGCTTCCGCGCGGTGCGGGCGAACGCGACGTACCAGGGCTACCCGCTCGGGACGGCGCTCGCCCGCCCCGTGATCGCCCAGGCCATCCTCGACGTGGCCGAGGAACACGACTGCGACGCGCTCGCACACGGCTGCACCGGGAAGGGCAACGACCAGCTCCGGTTCGAGGCGGTCTGGCGCGCCTCCGACCTCGACGTGATCGCGCCCGTGCGCGAACTCGGGCTCACGCGCCAGTGGGAGATCGAGTACGCCGCCGAGAAGGACCTCCCAGTGGAGGCGGGCAACGAGGGCGTCTGGAGCATCGACACGAACCTCTGGTCGCGCGCCGTCGAGGGCGGCGAACTGGAGAACCCCAACTACGTGCCGCCCGAGGAGATCTACAAGTGGACCCAGTCGCCGACGGGCGACAGCGAACTCGTCGAGATCGAGTTCGACGCCGGGGTTCCCGTGGCGATCGACGGCGAGGAGATGGATCCCGTCTCGCTCATCCAGCACCTCAACTCCCTCGCAGGCGAGTACGGCGTCGGGAGAACGGACGTGATGGAGGACCGCATGCTCGGGCTCAAGGTTCGCGAAAACTACGAGCACCCCGCGGCGACGGTGCTTCTGAACGCCCACGAGGCGCTCGAAGACCTCGTGCTCACCAAGGAGGAGCGCTCGTTCAAGACCCAGATCGACCACCGCTGGTCGGAGAAGGCGTACGAGGGGCTCGTTTCCGGACCGCTCGTCAAGGCGCTCGAAGGCTTCGTCGAGGTCACCC
This Salinigranum marinum DNA region includes the following protein-coding sequences:
- a CDS encoding argininosuccinate synthase, with product MTRVALAFSGGLDTTVCVPLLEEEYGHDEVIGVTVDVGQPESEFEEAEETAEALGLEHYVVDAKREFAETCFRAVRANATYQGYPLGTALARPVIAQAILDVAEEHDCDALAHGCTGKGNDQLRFEAVWRASDLDVIAPVRELGLTRQWEIEYAAEKDLPVEAGNEGVWSIDTNLWSRAVEGGELENPNYVPPEEIYKWTQSPTGDSELVEIEFDAGVPVAIDGEEMDPVSLIQHLNSLAGEYGVGRTDVMEDRMLGLKVRENYEHPAATVLLNAHEALEDLVLTKEERSFKTQIDHRWSEKAYEGLVSGPLVKALEGFVEVTQEKVTGTATVKLEGGQARPVGRQSDFAVYSESHASFNSADVEAGIEQSDATGVAKYHGFQERLANRAYESAKAKTAEAVTDGGNQDESESE